The following DNA comes from Erigeron canadensis isolate Cc75 chromosome 3, C_canadensis_v1, whole genome shotgun sequence.
TTGgtgtttatctttgttccgcaacaacctttatattttatttaacccacttaataaaatacattgaaaagtatatCGTATTCCAATGTTAcatacttgatatatatatatatatagtatttatacAGTTTCTGTCATTTTGTTTCTTGCATTTACTTTTATCTACTTGTTCAACCCAAATTGGGATCGTCACATCTGAACTGGTTACTTTATCAATGTTATTTGTCAGTCAGTGTTATTGATATTGAGTAGTTTTATATGGTGATAATGATGTGTTATTTTCATTGTTGGAATATGATAATAGAATTTGACACATGGGGATCGATTTATGGAATTCAGGATCTATCACCACCACACCTAGTTACACGACCATGAATAAGCCAATAAATAACCATACGAAACAGAAAAACAATCATACTTTTTTTGAATAGAATACTGTAATGTATAGAATTTAAGCTTGAATGATGGATTAATTGTGATTTAGATGTAATctctttataataaaaaaagaaaattgtcttCCTAAAGCATTTTTAGAAGAAATATTATATGACAAGCCcacaaaattttttaaaaaagtttctttaatttatgatgtcatatatatatatatgaaaaaagaaaccattatattaaatacttatttaaaattCCTAATCTTTTATTAGAGACAAAGAAAGTTATCTTTCAACATAAATCTTTGAAATTTCTTTTTGTGTTAACCCAAATGGtaatattattttatgtatttttgtcTTAGTCGATTCATTATCTTTATAtcaatatcaagttataatatattaataacaaaaattacataccttttttttactacatatttttcatttctaaagttttaattagaatacccgggttaattagctagtagaGTATAAAGGAGGATGagaatatattgaaaaattagATTTTACTGTGTGAGAGTCCCCCACTTTACAAATGTGTTGGTAAGgagtatttattagttttgggGAATTTTATCCTTTGACCAATTTTCCTCTTTATCCCCATTAATCATTCGATCTTCTCtaacaaataattaatcctAAAATTATTTCAGAGCAATTTCTCATTTGAACGAATTATCTTAACTTCTTGCTCCCCTTAAACAAACAATCATTTCAAAACTTTTTATCAATCATGTGTTCTCCTTTGTTCCCCATTGATTAAACAAACAATTTGTCCCTTGTGATTAATGTGAGAACCACATACATCATGCATAATCGGTTGAAATAGTATCTTGGTTTGGAATAAAGGAAATGCTTTGGTTTGAGAAAAGGGACGGTTTGTGAAAGCTAGAAGGTGTTTTCAGTCGTTTGAGATTGGAAAAAGTATAAAATGTTGTTGGTGTTTTGGGTACGGTCCATTGTATAATATGGGTTGTGatcattttaaaaactaaaattttcgtaaaaattatatatatatatatatattgttggtagaactaagagaaaaaaataagattatcTTTTGATCATGACCATTCAAATTAATTCATAGATTAATCCTAGCCCTTAGAAACTAATAGTCAaactttacttatttatatatggaaatgcACTTTAATTTTGGTTTGGTAGTACTGGAGATGAGTAATTCCGTATTATATGCACTTATGGTACCATTAAGTTTGAAATTTCAAGAAACATATATTTAAGTCATGTATActatgttcaaaaaaaaaaaagtcatgtaTACTGAATGTTTGCACAATTGTATcaaatagataaatattaaattaaagaaacCATGCTAATTAAATAAAGTAGAGAGGTGTTCGTGCAACTCGACAACAATGACGACAACGATACTGAGTGgttattaataaaaagtaattgatgCAAATGAGGATAGTGTAGTTTTTTTACGAGTTGATGGATGTATGTTATGAATAACTTTGTTAACAGTATTATAAGTTTATTAGGTACAGTCGTACAAATATTTCAACTAATGAATAAAGGATATAGGCAGTTTGGATAGATAgggattgaaaaatattttaaggaatTTTAGGTAGATGTATTATATGAATTGAGAAAAGGATTGAAAGTTTAAggtatttttgagttttttaaagatatacagttaaaaaaaacaaaagggagTAAAGATATAGATTGTTAAATAACATAGTATATATGATCTTGATGAAAAAACGATGTTGCTTGATAAAGTTGGGAACATTGTGCTATCCACTAACCCGGTTTAAACATTAAACGTTATTTTCCATCGGTGGTCCACAACCTACTTGAATCCGATCTTCCAACCTAAAAAAATTTGAGTTGGCGGTTCAAATGGACTGATGGGTTCACTGGTTAATTTTAGGTGAAACATGTATGGGTTGTAAGTTGATGGGTTGGCAGATTGAATTTAGGTTAATGGGTTGTGGACTTTCGGGTTTGTTCGTCAAATAGGTTAGTCGATCGatctattaaaatttttatcattaGAAGAAATACATCTCTCGATATTTACTGGGCATTTGTGTATAATCTCTTTTTTAAAGCAATAATGCTGGagtttaatataaaaacatagaTACATGAAATATAACTTGAAGCAAATAACGACGAACTGATTTGTGAGTTAATTTTTGACATTGTTTGACTAGAAGTCGAAGCAAATGCGTGTACGATAATACTCATGGCATAATCAATTTTCCGAATGTACGTTTTTGTAGCCCATTAGTGCAATACATTTACTATTACAAAATCGTCGacttaaaaatttttaatgtacgggtaaataactttatatagaaCAACCACTAAAATacatacaagttttttttttatataacgacaaaaaaaaaaaaacacaataactAAATGGCTTGGTGGGTTGGTCTCGGGTCATGTGAGTTGGAGGGTTGATTTCAAGTCAAATAGGTTGTGAGTTGTCAGATCAATGAGTTGGTCGGCCGACCTaatataaaacattatataaatttaagtatTTTTGGGTTGACAGGTTAAGCTTATAGCCCGAAAGGTCAACCTGATCCAgaccaaaaaaaattaagttagcGGGTTACTGGGTCAAGATTTTACAACCTTAACCCAGTTTTCCTGAGTTAATTTCAAGTTGAATTTTAGGTAAGATCGAGTATTGAcaaacttaatatatatcaaatgaactctatatatgttatatcgaAAAGTATAACATTATTCTcaatttcatattaaaatttatttttgagtaaaaagATTTTAAGTTTACTTGGTAACCCgatcaacgaccgggtattaatcaaGTTAGAAAACTGACCAAAGCACACGGTGATCTGAATTtaatacaatgtgttttttattttttttgtttagaaaaGTTCAAATTatagtgtgtttgaacaattttctgattttcactcGTTATCAAAAATACACTATGATTTTAaacttaacataatgtgtttttagattacacaaaagaaacataattaaacatattgtgttaaatttatatcacaatgtgttttagccaattttataattttcataaataaatttatttttaaaatgagcATTTCACatagtaatataatatactaGTTTATATTACAAAGTTGAAAATTACTTTCAAGTCTCGATATCCTCACACCACTCAACGGTAGAATATAATAACAGAATTTGCGGCACCATAAACCTCTCGGTCAAGTTAAGTTAATTTCAAAGTTACCTTAATCTTCGATTCTCAGAAAATTAAAATCATACACCAATTGGTCgtcatttcattaatttttttctgTATAAAGTTAACATATGAGTGAACAAgataaacttttgaaattttaattcaataatcATCAGTTATACGTAGTACATAAAAGGTTTGACCAAAGACACATTTCACAACATCATTCTCTTGAACTCGTCTAAATCCAATAAGCCATCGGAGTTCAAATCATAAGCTTTGATAATCATATTGACATCTATTCCGTCACGTTCGTCGATTAATCCCAAGATTGACAATGCATTACACAACTCATCACAAGAAATGAAGCCATCACGGTTCTTATCAAACACTTCAAAAGACTTCAACAGATCATTCTCCGAGTCATGTGCCTCTTGTAGGCATATACTATCAAACAAGTTTTTAAACTCATCGAAGTTGAGATTCTTTTTGCCGGCAACACACTCAAGCTCTTTTGGACTTGAACCAAGTTTCATAGAGCCAAGAAGCCATTGTAGCTCGTCAATGCTCACGGTATCATCACCATTTCGGTCTAGTTTGTTGAACATTAAACGGATGTCATTGGCACTAAAGGTAGTCATTGTTGTAAAACTTGAATATGTTGTGTTAGTTTGATGGTTCAGTAATAAGTTCggaatatatatacacacaaatagATCGTATAGTTTGTGTTTTTCTTGACCTTATCCCCTACGTTTGGGGCTAATTTAGGGAATAGTTTTTGGAAGTTAGTTTTATTCATATTCGCTTTCTTGTTGGGCCTCATCTATTTTTCCGTTTGGGCAGTCTGCAAACAATAAAAGGCATCAAAAGTAGAACTAATATAAGCGACCATTGACCAATAAAATAGGTCTGTTTACCGGTAACATGTTCTAAAGTTGGGTTTCAACTTTATTAGTAAGTCGAAGGTTTTTAATCTATAgcttaaaactaaaaattaaactttaaaaattatctttgaattttgatttttagttttaatttaatggtaaaaataatcaactttatttataaagttaataTCAACCAGTGGCGGAGCTATGTGATGACCAAGGGCCGTCATGACAACCccacaatatctataaaactctGTATTTCTAATactattttttgtatttatttagttGCTAAAAGGTAATTGACAATCTCAGACTAAGGTAATTTAAGtatgtaatttaattttactcttgttaatattattaactttaaaaaatctcaaTTCTTTCAGGTTTTTTTGTTTGGAAATaagattttattaaaacatCAAGAAATTGCAAGTTGAAAATCTTAGGAACATCAATTTAATTACAATCATAAAGTTTGGGCGGCTCTGTCACACAAACCACGACGAGCTAAAATTACAACAACAATTGGACATCCAAATAAATGCAAACTGaaacaatatttttaaatacGTCTTCACTCGGTTCAATATAGCGAATTATGCATGTGTTTCCACATGAACCACCATCACACGAAACAAATAGGTTCCAAGACTCTTTTAAACTTTAGGGAAGCATGAAGATCCAATCAATCTACCTAATCCACAAGAAATCACACATGTAATCCTCTTATGGAACGACGCttaacatttaatttttaaacaaaattaattttgcATTGTAAATGTGAAAATAGTGTTTTAAACACAAAGTTGTTTTATTAAAGGTAACTATTATCTACATTTGTCGACTTAATCAATTGAAAGAGTGTCATAAATTTATACAGAGAATTACTTTACATTGACATAACACCCATCATCCCAACTAATGGAATAAAAATTAGGGTACATACTCTTAAATCAAAAAACTCTATAATCTTGACATCTTGAAATCCCTTTTCACTATCAATTCTTCATTCTCGTACTTTCTAGTTAactcaagtggttgagcacctgCTTTACAAgcaggaggtcttgggttcaagatttgggaagtacataggaagttTTTCTATGAAGGCTTGGTTTGGGTATAcctaggttcaagtctgagaagACAGAGTTTatccctattgatcgtcgtgcctttggtcggattagtagggggttttccccccatcgggtatttgaactaggcatttctacttcgagggagctctctagcacagacccggttaagacaacgtatgttagaccttcCGCTacgacacgaagttctcaagcgaaatttacctttcaaaaaaaaaaataaaaaaattaaaaaaatttcttgcgTTCTCAAACGGACCCGGTCTTAgtgttttcattttaaaaacaCCGACAAGTAATGAATATAATCCTTTAAAATGCTTTCTTTATGGTCTTTTCCATCCTCATAAAGGTAAAAGGATTTGGCATTTTGAAAacaccaacaagtaatgatagctttctttttttggtattttgtaaTGCAAAATACGTAGAAACTTATGATTGCCCACACATCATACACTAAAACTTTTAGAAGATCAAAAAATTTCATCCATCTCTTTATAGGAGAGTGTACCTTGACGGAGATGCCATAGAGTTAAGGCATTATGTCCCTCGTCAAGAGTCTAGGAGATACGGACCCACAACGGGGATCAATGTGAAACGTATATAGCGgaacttatatatttatatcttagtAGATTCCTCATTATTATTAGGGTATATCCtcagtaattatatatatatatatatatatggctaagaGAAAATATTATGAATTTGTTTTCATCTTCACCCTTCAAATTAAATCAACATTTAATCTCaatcattgaaaataaaagacaCAATTT
Coding sequences within:
- the LOC122591417 gene encoding probable calcium-binding protein CML44: MTTFSANDIRLMFNKLDRNGDDTVSIDELQWLLGSMKLGSSPKELECVAGKKNLNFDEFKNLFDSICLQEAHDSENDLLKSFEVFDKNRDGFISCDELCNALSILGLIDERDGIDVNMIIKAYDLNSDGLLDLDEFKRMML